In a single window of the Micromonospora inositola genome:
- a CDS encoding ABC transporter permease: MTSTRPLNRFRSSGLLWPLVTLVLLLAANAVVRPSFLALRIQDGHLYGSVVDILKNGAPTMLIALGMCLVVATRGIDLSVGAIVAISGAVTCSYIAGAADPTSAGAALAGMGIALALCAVLGLWNGFLVAALRIQPIIATLVLMTAGRGIAMLITDGQIITVRNPTFRTVGAGFLVLPVSILIAVAVFVLVALLTRRTALGLLIESVGINPEASRLAGLRARTIRWTVYVFAAICAGVAGLMISSNVSAADANNAGLWIEMDAILAVVIGGTSLAGGRYSLTGTLLGALIIQTLVTTVYSMGIAPEITLVFKAVVVIAVCLLQAPKARAALLRRTRRRHAPPDLDAEPAARPNTQTLTAAMVEKVAQP, translated from the coding sequence ATGACCTCCACGCGCCCCCTGAACCGGTTCCGTAGCAGCGGACTGCTGTGGCCGCTGGTGACCCTCGTGCTGCTGCTGGCGGCCAACGCGGTCGTACGCCCGTCGTTCCTGGCCCTGCGGATTCAGGACGGCCACCTCTACGGCAGCGTCGTCGACATCCTCAAGAACGGCGCGCCCACCATGCTCATCGCGCTCGGCATGTGTCTGGTCGTCGCCACGCGGGGGATCGACCTGTCGGTGGGCGCGATCGTCGCCATCTCCGGTGCGGTCACCTGCTCCTATATCGCGGGTGCGGCCGACCCCACCAGCGCCGGGGCCGCCCTGGCCGGCATGGGGATCGCGTTGGCGCTGTGCGCCGTGCTCGGCCTGTGGAACGGCTTTCTCGTCGCCGCCCTGCGTATCCAGCCCATCATCGCGACGCTCGTGCTCATGACGGCCGGGCGGGGCATCGCGATGCTCATCACCGACGGCCAGATCATCACCGTACGCAACCCGACGTTCCGCACAGTCGGCGCCGGCTTCCTGGTGCTGCCCGTCTCGATCCTCATCGCCGTCGCCGTGTTCGTGCTCGTCGCCCTCCTGACCAGAAGGACGGCGCTGGGCCTGCTCATCGAGTCCGTCGGCATCAACCCCGAGGCCAGCCGGCTGGCCGGCCTGCGCGCGCGCACGATCCGGTGGACCGTCTACGTGTTCGCCGCGATCTGCGCGGGCGTCGCCGGCCTGATGATCAGCTCGAACGTCAGCGCCGCCGACGCCAACAACGCCGGGCTCTGGATCGAGATGGACGCCATCCTGGCCGTGGTGATCGGTGGCACCTCGCTGGCCGGCGGCCGCTACAGCCTCACCGGCACCCTGCTCGGCGCGCTGATCATCCAGACGCTCGTCACGACGGTGTACAGCATGGGCATCGCGCCCGAGATCACGCTCGTCTTCAAGGCGGTCGTCGTCATCGCCGTGTGCCTCCTGCAGGCGCCCAAGGCGCGGGCCGCCCTGCTTCGTCGCACCCGGCGACGGCACGCGCCCCCGGATCTTGACGCCGAGCCCGCGGCCCGACCGAACACGCAGACCCTGACTGCAGCGATGGTGGAGAAGGTGGCCCAGCCATGA
- the yjfF gene encoding galactofuranose ABC transporter, permease protein YjfF has translation MTTSATPVKGKASLGTLPGRRSVPGRVVPVIATFVLFVLLFGVGAARYDGFLSGQVVANLFIDNAFLVVLAVGMTFVIVTGGIDLSVGAVVALSTMVAAAGLRAGLPAPLVVLLVLAMGSTLGLLMGLVIHYFEIQPFIVTLAGLFLARGLCFVVGVESISIKDPTFRTFATAAIPLSDNVSITWSVVIALAIVAVGVWVLHRTRLGRTAYAVGGNENSAMLMGLPVAKVKVGVYVISGLCSAIAGLLLALYMLSGYGLHAVGMELDAIASVVIGGTLLSGGVGYVLGSLLGVLVLGVIQTLISFQGTLSSWWTKIAIGTLLLLFIVMQRVFMRRQP, from the coding sequence ATGACGACCTCAGCAACGCCCGTCAAGGGCAAGGCTTCGCTCGGGACGCTTCCGGGTCGCCGGTCGGTACCCGGCCGGGTCGTTCCGGTGATCGCCACGTTCGTGCTGTTCGTGCTTCTCTTCGGGGTCGGCGCCGCCCGCTACGACGGGTTCCTGTCCGGTCAGGTCGTGGCCAACCTGTTCATCGACAACGCCTTCCTCGTCGTCCTGGCCGTCGGCATGACCTTCGTCATCGTCACCGGCGGCATCGACCTGTCGGTGGGCGCGGTTGTCGCGCTGTCGACGATGGTGGCCGCGGCCGGCCTGCGGGCTGGGCTTCCGGCGCCGCTCGTGGTGCTGCTGGTGCTGGCCATGGGATCGACGCTCGGCCTGCTCATGGGCCTGGTCATCCATTACTTCGAGATCCAGCCGTTCATCGTGACGCTCGCCGGCTTGTTCCTCGCCCGGGGCCTGTGCTTCGTCGTCGGCGTGGAGTCGATCTCGATCAAGGACCCGACCTTCCGCACCTTCGCCACCGCGGCGATCCCGCTGTCCGACAACGTCTCGATCACCTGGAGCGTGGTGATCGCCCTGGCCATCGTGGCGGTAGGCGTCTGGGTGCTGCACCGAACCCGGCTCGGCCGTACGGCGTACGCGGTCGGCGGCAACGAGAACTCGGCGATGCTGATGGGCCTACCGGTCGCCAAGGTAAAGGTTGGCGTCTACGTCATCAGCGGGCTCTGCTCCGCGATCGCCGGACTTCTTCTCGCCCTCTACATGCTCTCCGGCTACGGCCTGCACGCCGTCGGCATGGAACTGGACGCCATCGCCTCCGTCGTGATCGGCGGCACGCTGCTCTCCGGCGGCGTCGGTTACGTCCTCGGCTCGCTGCTCGGGGTTCTCGTCCTGGGTGTCATTCAGACACTGATCTCGTTTCAAGGCACGCTGAGCTCATGGTGGACAAAGATCGCGATCGGAACGCTGCTGCTCCTCTTCATCGTGATGCAGCGGGTCTTCATGCGGAGGCAGCCGTGA
- a CDS encoding LacI family DNA-binding transcriptional regulator, translating to MVDKDRDRNAAAPLHRDAAGLHAEAAVTEAVKAPVMADVARLAGVSHQTVSRVINGSPSIKPETRKRVLQAIERLGYRPNTAARALVRGRSGMIGIIGTARTLFGPTSIHRSVEDAARAAGYFATSVSLSEVTRRALDDANDHLMRVGVEGIVMIAGHDEALEVVRKQRSGVPFVVVEGDLSKASLSVGVDQVLGARMATEHLLKLGHREIVHVSGPLNWAEARARVEGWRLAMSEAGLRPAEPVHGDWSSASGYAAGLRIYGMSETTAVFAANDQMAIGVLRALHERGRRVPEDISVVGFDDVPEAAYLIPPLTTIEQDFEAIGRRAIDVITQAINGDALQPSPLVIPKLVVRQSTAPPTGTST from the coding sequence ATGGTGGACAAAGATCGCGATCGGAACGCTGCTGCTCCTCTTCATCGTGATGCAGCGGGTCTTCATGCGGAGGCAGCCGTGACGGAGGCTGTCAAGGCCCCGGTGATGGCCGACGTCGCTCGCCTCGCGGGCGTATCGCACCAGACCGTGTCCCGGGTCATCAACGGGTCGCCCAGCATCAAGCCGGAGACACGAAAGCGCGTGCTACAGGCCATCGAGCGCCTCGGCTACCGTCCCAACACCGCCGCCCGCGCCCTGGTGCGCGGACGCTCCGGGATGATCGGCATCATCGGCACCGCCAGGACGTTGTTCGGTCCCACGAGTATCCATCGGAGCGTCGAGGACGCCGCCCGCGCCGCCGGGTACTTCGCCACCTCCGTGAGCCTGTCCGAGGTGACGCGGCGGGCCCTCGACGACGCCAACGACCACCTCATGCGGGTCGGCGTGGAGGGCATCGTCATGATCGCCGGCCACGACGAGGCTCTCGAGGTGGTGCGCAAGCAGCGCTCCGGCGTCCCCTTCGTCGTCGTGGAGGGAGACCTGTCCAAGGCGTCCCTCAGCGTCGGCGTCGACCAGGTGCTCGGCGCCCGGATGGCAACCGAGCACCTCCTGAAGCTCGGGCACCGCGAGATCGTGCACGTCAGCGGTCCGCTCAACTGGGCCGAGGCGCGCGCCCGTGTCGAGGGCTGGCGCCTGGCGATGAGTGAGGCGGGGCTGCGCCCGGCCGAGCCGGTGCACGGCGACTGGAGCTCCGCGAGCGGGTATGCCGCAGGGCTGCGGATCTACGGAATGTCCGAGACCACCGCGGTCTTCGCGGCGAATGACCAGATGGCGATCGGTGTGCTCCGTGCGCTGCACGAGCGCGGCCGGCGGGTGCCGGAGGACATCTCCGTCGTCGGGTTCGACGACGTCCCCGAGGCCGCCTACCTCATCCCGCCGCTGACGACGATCGAGCAGGACTTCGAGGCCATCGGTCGACGTGCGATCGACGTCATCACGCAGGCGATCAACGGCGACGCCCTGCAGCCCTCGCCATTGGTCATTCCCAAGCTCGTGGTGCGCCAGAGCACCGCGCCACCGACAGGGACCAGCACATGA
- the araB gene encoding ribulokinase: MSEEKYVVGVDYGTLSGRALVVRVSDGAEMGSAVHEYPHAVVTDALPSGEALPGEWALQVPQDYREVLQVAVPQAVQEAGIDPADVIGVGTDFTACTMVPTLADGTPLSELDHFADRPHAYVKLWRHHAAQPHADRINQLAVKRNEPWLARYGGVISSEWEFAKALQMLEEDPEIYAAMQRWVEAADWIVWQLTGRYVRNACTAGYKGIFQDGQYPGPDFLAELNPAFADFVATRLDQPIGQLGEAAGTLTGQAATWTGLPPGIPVAVGNVDAHVTAAAANALDPGQMVAIMGTSTCHIMNGRELRVVPGMCGVVDNGIVKGLWGYEAGQSGVGDIFAHFVRTHVPASYTSQAQAEGLSVHEYLTRLASRQRVGEHGLLALDWHSGNRSVLVDHELSGLLVGETLATRPEDIYRALIEATAFGTRTIIETFRDAGVPVTELVVAGGLAKNPMLMQIYSDVTRLPLSMVPSGQGPALGSAIHAAVAAGAYPDARAAAARMGRVVRAAYRPNEADAAVYDELFAEYTRLHDQFGRGDNKLMRKLRAIQRSAVTR, translated from the coding sequence ATGAGTGAAGAGAAGTACGTGGTGGGCGTGGACTACGGCACGCTCTCGGGAAGGGCCCTGGTGGTCCGGGTCTCCGACGGCGCCGAGATGGGCTCGGCCGTGCACGAGTACCCCCACGCCGTGGTGACCGACGCCCTGCCCTCCGGCGAGGCGCTGCCCGGGGAATGGGCGCTGCAGGTGCCTCAGGACTACCGCGAGGTGCTGCAGGTCGCGGTGCCGCAGGCGGTGCAGGAGGCGGGCATCGACCCGGCCGACGTCATCGGCGTCGGTACCGACTTCACCGCCTGCACCATGGTCCCGACGCTGGCCGACGGCACACCCCTGTCCGAGCTGGACCACTTCGCCGACCGGCCGCACGCCTACGTCAAGCTGTGGCGCCACCACGCCGCCCAGCCGCACGCCGACCGGATCAACCAGCTCGCCGTGAAGCGGAACGAACCCTGGCTGGCCCGCTACGGGGGCGTGATCTCTTCGGAGTGGGAGTTCGCCAAGGCGCTGCAGATGCTGGAGGAGGATCCGGAGATCTACGCGGCCATGCAGCGATGGGTGGAGGCAGCGGACTGGATCGTCTGGCAGCTCACCGGCCGCTACGTCCGCAACGCCTGCACCGCCGGCTACAAGGGCATCTTCCAGGACGGGCAGTACCCCGGCCCGGACTTCCTCGCCGAACTCAATCCCGCGTTCGCCGACTTCGTCGCGACCAGGCTGGACCAGCCCATCGGCCAGCTGGGGGAGGCCGCCGGCACGCTGACCGGCCAGGCCGCGACGTGGACGGGGCTGCCCCCCGGCATTCCGGTCGCGGTCGGCAACGTGGACGCCCATGTCACGGCAGCCGCAGCCAACGCGCTCGACCCCGGGCAGATGGTCGCCATCATGGGCACCTCCACCTGCCACATCATGAACGGCCGCGAGCTACGCGTCGTGCCTGGCATGTGCGGCGTAGTGGACAACGGCATCGTCAAGGGGCTCTGGGGCTACGAGGCCGGCCAGAGCGGTGTGGGCGACATCTTCGCGCACTTCGTACGGACGCACGTGCCGGCCAGCTACACCTCGCAGGCCCAGGCCGAAGGATTGAGTGTCCACGAGTACCTCACCAGACTGGCGTCGCGCCAGCGCGTGGGGGAGCACGGACTGCTCGCCCTGGACTGGCACAGCGGCAACCGCTCGGTGCTCGTCGACCACGAGCTGTCCGGCCTGCTGGTGGGAGAGACGCTTGCCACCCGGCCGGAGGACATCTACCGGGCGCTCATCGAGGCCACGGCCTTCGGCACCCGCACCATCATCGAGACCTTCCGCGACGCCGGAGTCCCGGTCACCGAGCTGGTCGTCGCGGGCGGACTCGCCAAGAACCCGATGCTCATGCAGATCTACAGCGATGTGACCCGACTACCGCTGTCCATGGTCCCGTCAGGGCAGGGACCCGCGCTGGGTTCGGCGATCCACGCCGCAGTCGCCGCCGGCGCCTACCCCGACGCGCGTGCCGCAGCCGCCCGCATGGGACGGGTCGTTCGGGCGGCGTACCGCCCGAACGAGGCGGACGCGGCGGTCTACGACGAGCTCTTCGCCGAATACACCCGGCTGCACGACCAGTTCGGCCGCGGCGACAACAAGCTCATGCGCAAGCTGCGCGCCATCCAGCGTTCGGCGGTGACCCGATGA
- a CDS encoding L-ribulose-5-phosphate 4-epimerase, with protein MSVIQSVHATIRGLRDQVAALHAELPRNALVVWTAGNVSARVPGADLLVIKPSGISYDDIRPENMVITDLDANLVDGDLSPSSDTSAHAYVYKHMPHVGGVVHTHSTYATAWAARGEPIPCVLTMIADEFGGEIPVGPFALIGDDSIGRGIVATLRTHRSPAVLMRNHGVFTIGSNARAAVKAAVMCEDVARTVHIARQLGAPLPMRQSDIDALYDRYQNVYGQA; from the coding sequence ATGAGCGTGATCCAGTCTGTCCACGCCACCATCCGGGGGCTGCGAGACCAGGTGGCCGCGTTGCACGCCGAGCTGCCCCGCAACGCACTCGTGGTGTGGACGGCCGGCAACGTCTCGGCCCGCGTACCCGGCGCGGACCTGCTGGTCATCAAGCCGTCGGGCATCAGCTACGACGACATCCGCCCGGAGAACATGGTCATCACCGACCTCGACGCCAACCTCGTCGACGGGGACCTGTCACCGTCGTCGGACACCAGCGCCCACGCGTACGTCTACAAGCACATGCCACACGTGGGCGGCGTCGTGCACACCCACTCCACGTACGCGACTGCCTGGGCGGCCCGGGGCGAGCCGATCCCGTGTGTGCTCACCATGATCGCCGACGAGTTCGGCGGCGAGATTCCGGTCGGGCCGTTCGCGCTCATCGGTGACGACTCGATCGGCCGGGGCATCGTGGCGACGCTCCGCACCCACCGCTCGCCGGCCGTTCTCATGCGCAACCACGGCGTGTTCACCATCGGGTCGAACGCCCGGGCCGCGGTGAAAGCCGCGGTGATGTGCGAGGACGTCGCCCGGACCGTGCACATCGCTCGCCAGCTCGGCGCGCCGCTGCCGATGCGGCAGAGCGACATCGACGCCCTCTACGACCGCTACCAGAACGTCTACGGGCAGGCGTGA
- the araA gene encoding L-arabinose isomerase, whose translation MASAPKPQVWFLTGSQHLYGPDTLNQVADQSQQIQRTLVSSGQLGAEIVWKPVLTDSTAIRHVMLDANADPGCVGVIAWMHTFSPAKMWISGLDVLRKPLLHLHTQLNAALPWASIDMDFMNLNQAAHGDREFGYIQTRLGVTRKTIVGHASDAEVVTRLDGWIRAALGVDHLRGLRLARFGDNMRDVAVTEGDKIEAELRFGVSVNTYGVNDLAGAVDGAAADEIDALVVEYADAYRLAPELARGGERHESLRYAARIEVGLRDFLTAGGFGAFTTNFQDLGDLRQLPGLAVQRLMADGYGFGGEGDWKTSALLAAVKAMGAGSGRGTSFMEDYTYHLGPGEPKILGAHMLEVCPSIAADQPSCEIHPLSIGDREDPVRLVFDAAPGAGVVIGMTDLGDRFRLVANTVEVTPPDEPLPNLPVARAVWKPAPSLSTSAEAWLMAGGPHHTVLTQAVGAETLRDFADMVNTEFLLIDHRTTPSDLGDRLRWNQAYYRLMHSR comes from the coding sequence ATGGCATCGGCCCCAAAACCCCAGGTCTGGTTCCTCACCGGCAGCCAGCACCTGTACGGACCTGACACCCTCAACCAGGTCGCCGACCAGTCCCAGCAGATCCAGCGAACCCTGGTGTCCTCGGGTCAACTCGGGGCCGAGATCGTCTGGAAGCCGGTGCTGACCGACTCGACCGCGATCCGCCACGTGATGCTCGATGCCAACGCGGACCCCGGCTGCGTGGGCGTCATCGCCTGGATGCACACGTTCTCACCGGCCAAGATGTGGATCAGTGGGCTGGACGTGTTGCGCAAACCGTTGCTGCACCTGCACACCCAGCTCAACGCGGCGCTGCCCTGGGCGTCCATCGACATGGACTTCATGAATCTCAACCAGGCCGCGCACGGCGACCGGGAGTTCGGCTACATCCAGACGCGACTCGGGGTGACCCGCAAGACCATTGTCGGTCACGCCTCCGATGCCGAGGTGGTCACCCGACTCGACGGCTGGATCCGCGCCGCGCTCGGCGTGGACCACCTGCGCGGGCTTCGCCTGGCACGCTTCGGCGACAACATGCGCGACGTCGCGGTGACCGAAGGGGACAAAATCGAGGCCGAGCTCCGGTTCGGCGTCTCGGTCAACACCTACGGCGTCAATGACCTGGCCGGCGCGGTCGACGGCGCCGCCGCTGACGAGATCGACGCGCTCGTCGTCGAGTACGCCGACGCGTACCGCCTCGCACCGGAACTGGCCCGGGGTGGCGAGCGCCACGAGTCCCTGCGGTACGCCGCGCGCATCGAGGTCGGCCTGCGCGACTTCCTTACCGCAGGCGGCTTCGGCGCGTTCACCACGAACTTCCAGGACCTCGGCGACCTGCGGCAGCTGCCCGGTCTGGCGGTGCAACGGCTGATGGCCGACGGCTACGGCTTTGGCGGCGAGGGGGACTGGAAGACCTCCGCTCTCCTCGCCGCGGTCAAGGCCATGGGTGCTGGCAGCGGGCGGGGCACCTCCTTCATGGAGGACTACACCTACCACCTGGGGCCGGGCGAGCCGAAGATCCTCGGAGCTCACATGCTGGAGGTCTGCCCGAGCATCGCCGCGGACCAGCCGTCCTGCGAGATCCACCCGCTGAGCATCGGCGACCGGGAGGACCCGGTACGGCTGGTGTTCGACGCCGCACCGGGCGCCGGCGTGGTGATCGGCATGACGGACCTCGGCGACCGGTTCCGGCTGGTCGCCAACACGGTCGAGGTGACACCGCCGGATGAGCCGCTGCCCAACCTGCCGGTCGCTCGCGCGGTGTGGAAGCCCGCCCCGTCGCTGTCCACCTCCGCCGAGGCGTGGCTCATGGCCGGCGGACCGCACCACACCGTGCTGACCCAGGCGGTTGGCGCGGAAACGTTGCGGGACTTCGCCGACATGGTGAACACCGAATTCCTGCTCATCGACCACCGCACCACCCCGTCCGACCTGGGTGACCGGCTGCGCTGGAACCAGGCCTACTACCGGCTGATGCACAGCCGCTAG
- the chvE gene encoding multiple monosaccharide ABC transporter substrate-binding protein yields MLITRLGSAAAAIVLATALTACGSSTKTVDQQAQSGNTAGALVGVTMPTKSSERWISDGENVKKQLEALGYKVDLQYAENDIPTQVNQLENQITKGAKLLIIASIDGTALTTQLQQAKDKNISVIAYDRLIRKSPNVDYYATFDNFKVGVQQATSLLVGLKLLKPDGSPGEAKGPFNIELFAGSPDDNNATFFFNGAMSVLQPHIDKGALVVKSGQKDFKTVAILRWDPATAQKRMEDLLTSTYTGGATVDGVLSPYDGLSIGILSALKSNGYGTAGQPYPVVTGQDAELASVKSIIAGEQYSTIYKDTRELAKVTVQMADAVLKGSKPQVNNDKDYDNGVKVVPSYLLQPVIVDKSNYKQALVDTGYYTGAQLG; encoded by the coding sequence ATGCTCATCACCCGGCTTGGGTCGGCGGCGGCAGCCATCGTGCTCGCCACAGCCCTGACCGCCTGCGGCTCCAGCACCAAGACCGTCGACCAGCAGGCGCAGTCCGGCAACACCGCCGGCGCGCTGGTCGGCGTCACCATGCCCACCAAGTCGTCGGAGCGGTGGATCAGCGACGGCGAAAACGTCAAGAAGCAGCTGGAGGCGCTCGGCTACAAGGTCGACCTGCAGTACGCCGAGAACGACATCCCGACCCAGGTCAACCAGCTCGAGAACCAGATCACCAAGGGCGCCAAGCTGCTCATCATCGCGTCCATCGACGGCACCGCGCTGACCACGCAGCTGCAGCAGGCGAAGGACAAGAACATCTCGGTCATCGCGTACGACCGGCTCATCCGCAAGAGCCCGAACGTCGACTACTACGCGACGTTCGACAACTTCAAGGTCGGTGTGCAGCAGGCGACCTCGCTGCTGGTGGGCCTCAAGCTGCTCAAGCCGGACGGCTCGCCCGGTGAGGCGAAGGGGCCGTTCAACATCGAGCTGTTCGCTGGCTCGCCGGACGACAACAACGCCACGTTCTTCTTCAACGGTGCGATGAGCGTACTGCAGCCGCACATCGACAAGGGCGCGCTTGTGGTGAAGAGCGGCCAGAAGGACTTCAAGACCGTCGCCATCCTGCGCTGGGACCCGGCCACCGCGCAGAAGCGCATGGAGGACCTGCTGACCTCGACGTACACGGGCGGCGCCACGGTCGACGGGGTGCTGTCGCCGTACGACGGGCTGTCGATCGGCATCCTGTCGGCCCTCAAGAGCAACGGTTACGGCACCGCCGGCCAGCCGTACCCGGTCGTCACTGGCCAGGACGCGGAGCTGGCGTCGGTGAAGTCCATCATCGCGGGTGAGCAGTACTCGACGATCTACAAGGACACCCGCGAGCTCGCCAAGGTGACGGTGCAGATGGCCGACGCCGTGCTCAAGGGGAGCAAACCGCAGGTGAACAACGACAAGGACTACGACAACGGGGTCAAGGTGGTGCCGTCGTACCTGCTGCAGCCCGTCATCGTAGACAAGAGCAACTACAAGCAGGCGCTCGTCGACACCGGTTACTACACCGGCGCGCAGCTGGGCTGA
- the mmsA gene encoding multiple monosaccharide ABC transporter ATP-binding protein — protein sequence MSDHILQMQGITKTFPGVMALQDVNLSVRRGEVHAICGENGAGKSTLMKVLSGVYPHGTYQGEIYFDGEPCRFSGIRDSEHRGIVIIHQELALCPQLSIAENIFLGNERAHRGLIDWNRTNHEAAQLLARVGLAENPVTPVIDLGVGKQQLVEIAKALSKEVKLLILDEPTAALNDEDSAHLLDLLRGLRDAGITCVIISHKLNEVLAIADAITILRDGRTIETLDMATDEVTEDRIISGMVGRDLSHRFPPHTPKIGEELLRVEDWTVHSPTRHGRVVVSGANLVLRRGEIVGLAGLMGAGRTELAMSVFGRSYGTNITGRVVKDGRDIHLKSVRDAIRHGIAYVTEDRKRYGLNLIEDVKRNVSAAALGKLATRGWVNDNEEYRVADEYRASMNIKAPSVLSVTGKLSGGNQQKVVLSKWMFTDADVLILDEPTRGIDVGAKYEIYTIINRLADEGRAVLVISSELPELLGLCDRIYTLSAGRITGEVPREHATQERLMHYMTKRQ from the coding sequence ATGAGCGATCACATCCTGCAGATGCAGGGCATCACCAAGACGTTTCCCGGGGTCATGGCGCTTCAGGACGTCAACCTGTCCGTGCGCCGGGGGGAGGTCCACGCGATCTGTGGCGAGAACGGCGCGGGTAAGTCGACGCTGATGAAGGTGCTGTCCGGGGTGTACCCGCACGGCACGTACCAGGGCGAGATCTACTTCGACGGCGAGCCGTGCCGGTTCTCCGGCATCCGCGATAGCGAGCACCGCGGGATCGTCATCATTCATCAGGAGCTCGCGCTGTGCCCCCAGCTGTCGATCGCGGAGAACATCTTCCTCGGCAACGAGCGGGCCCATCGGGGCCTGATCGACTGGAACAGGACCAACCACGAGGCGGCACAGCTGCTGGCGCGGGTGGGCCTGGCCGAAAATCCGGTAACCCCGGTGATCGATCTCGGGGTGGGAAAGCAGCAGCTGGTGGAGATCGCCAAGGCGCTCTCCAAGGAGGTGAAGCTGCTGATCCTCGACGAGCCGACCGCGGCGTTGAACGACGAGGACTCGGCGCACCTGCTGGATCTACTGCGCGGGCTGCGTGACGCGGGGATCACCTGCGTGATCATCTCGCACAAACTCAACGAGGTCCTCGCGATCGCGGACGCCATCACCATCCTCCGCGACGGGCGCACCATCGAGACCCTCGACATGGCCACCGACGAGGTGACCGAGGACCGGATCATCTCCGGGATGGTGGGCCGGGACCTGAGCCACCGCTTCCCGCCACACACGCCGAAGATCGGCGAGGAGCTGCTGCGCGTCGAGGACTGGACCGTGCACAGCCCGACCCGGCACGGCCGGGTCGTGGTGTCCGGCGCCAACCTGGTGCTGCGCCGCGGGGAGATCGTCGGGCTGGCCGGGCTGATGGGCGCCGGGCGGACGGAGCTGGCGATGAGCGTGTTCGGCCGCTCGTACGGCACGAACATCACCGGGCGGGTCGTCAAGGACGGCAGGGACATCCACCTGAAGTCCGTGCGCGACGCCATCCGGCACGGCATCGCGTACGTCACCGAGGACCGGAAACGGTACGGCCTCAACCTGATCGAGGACGTCAAGCGCAATGTCTCCGCCGCGGCGCTCGGCAAACTGGCGACGCGCGGATGGGTCAACGACAACGAGGAGTACCGGGTCGCCGACGAGTACCGGGCCAGCATGAACATCAAGGCCCCCAGCGTGCTCAGCGTCACCGGCAAACTCAGCGGCGGAAACCAGCAGAAGGTCGTCCTGTCAAAGTGGATGTTCACCGACGCGGACGTGTTGATCCTGGACGAGCCGACCCGGGGCATCGACGTCGGGGCCAAGTACGAGATTTACACGATCATCAACCGGCTCGCCGACGAGGGTAGGGCCGTGCTCGTGATCTCCTCCGAGCTGCCCGAGCTGCTGGGGCTGTGCGACCGAATCTACACGTTGTCCGCCGGCCGGATTACGGGCGAGGTGCCCCGCGAGCATGCCACGCAGGAGCGGCTCATGCATTACATGACCAAGAGACAGTAA